From the genome of Vitis riparia cultivar Riparia Gloire de Montpellier isolate 1030 chromosome 2, EGFV_Vit.rip_1.0, whole genome shotgun sequence, one region includes:
- the LOC117927069 gene encoding high mobility group B protein 6-like, with protein MAETVVEIPMAVPIKKARTSRKALKEKSSSTNKANILAGQISESSPAPVPTPPEDAAKENHESLSQPLSGKKKTKGAQKGKKSKESQSFERDLQEMQEKLGQLRLEKEKTEELLKARDEMLKIKEEELETRGREQEKLQMELKKLQKLKEFKPTMTFPLHSLRDKEQEKKEKNKKGCPETKRPSPSYVLWCKDQWNEAKKANPDADFKEISNILGTKWKTISAEEKKPYEEKYQAEKEAYLQIVGKEKRENEAMRLLEEEQKQKTAMELLEQYLQFKQEAEKENKKKKKEKDPLKPKHPVSSFFLFSKERRAALLAENKNVLEIAKIAGEEWKNMTEKQKRPYEEIAKKNKAKYQEEMELYKQQKDEESENLKKGEEEQMKIQKHEALQLLKKKEKTENIIKKTKENRQKKKKQKEKANSDPNKPKKPASSFLLFSKEARKSFLQERPGINNSTLNALISVKWKELDEQERKIWNDKAKEAMEAYQKELEEYNKSAATMSDKPQQ; from the exons ATGGCTGAGACTGTTGTTGAAATCCCCATGGCTGTTCCGATAAAGAAGGCAAGGACTAGCAGGAAGGCGCTGAAGGAGAAGAGCTCTTCAACGAATAAGGCAAACATCTTGGCCGGACAGATCTCAGAGTCCTCTCCGGCGCCAGTTCCGACGCCGCCTGAAGATGCCGCAAAGGAGAACCACGAGAGCCTGTCACAGCCTCTGTCCGGGAAGAAGAAGACTAAAGGGGCTCAGAAAGGGAAGAAATCGAAGGAGTCCCAGTCGTTTGAGAGGGACTTGCAAGAAATGCAGGAAAAGCTTGGGCAATTGCGGCTTGAGAAGGAGAAGACGGAGGAGTTACTGAAGGCTAGAGACGAGATGTTGAAGATTAAGGAGGAAGAGCTCGAGACAAGGGGTCGAGAGCAGGAGAAGCTTCAGATGGAGTTGAAGAAGTTGCAGAAGTTGAAGGAGTTCAAACCCACCATG ACATTTCCACTTCACTCTCTGAGAGATAAGGAACAagaaaagaaggagaagaacAAAAAGGGCTGCCCAGAAACGAAAAGGCCATCTCCGTCATATGTACTCTGGTGCAAGGATCAGTGGAATGAg GCCAAGAAAGCAAACCCGGATGCAGACTTCAAGGAGATCTCAAATATTTTGGGGACTAAATGGAAGACAATCAGCGCAGAAGAGAAGAAGCCATATGAGGAGAAGTATCAGGCTGAGAAGGAAGCCTATTTGCAGATAGTGGGGAAGGAGAAGCGCGAAAATGAAGCCATGAGGCTGTTGGAAGAGGAGCAGAAGCAGAAGACAGCTATGGAGTTGCTTGAGCAATATCTCCAGTTCAAACAGGAAGCAGAAAAggagaacaaaaagaaaaa GAAAGAGAAGGACCCATTGAAACCGAAGCATCCtgtatcatcattttttttgttctcaaagGAAAGGCGAGCAGCTCTGCTTGCAGAGAATAAGAATGTTTTAGAG ATTGCCAAGATTGCTGGTGAAGAGTGGAAGAACATGACGGAGAAGCAGAAACGCCCTTACGAAGAG attgcaaagaaaaataaggcaAAGTATCAGGAAGAAATGGAGTTGTACAAACAGCAGAAGGATGAAGAATCTGAAAATCTCAAGAAGGGAGAGGAGGAGCAGATGAAAATCCAGAAACATGAAGCATTACAACTGctcaagaagaaagaaaaaaccgaAAATATAATCAAG AAAACGAAGGAGAATcgccagaagaagaagaagcagaaggAAAAGGCCAACTCTGATCCAAACAAGCCTAAGAAGCCGGCATCCTCATTCCTCCTATTCAG CAAAGAAGCAAGGAAAAGTTTCCTGCAAGAGCGACCAGGAATAAACAATTCCACCCTCAATGCTCTGATTTCAGTGAAATGGAAG GAGTTGGATGAGCAAGAGAGGAAAATCTGGAATGACAAAGCTAAGGAAGCCATGGAAGCATACCAGAAGGAACTAGAGGAATACAACAAGTCTGCTGCAACCATGTCTGACAAGCCACAGCAATGA